A single region of the Polymorphum gilvum SL003B-26A1 genome encodes:
- a CDS encoding 3'(2'),5'-bisphosphate nucleotidase CysQ, with protein sequence MPATETGGSGELELIEEAARRAGAIALEYFGDDPRTWLKEGSSPVSEADMAVDGFLAETLLTARPGYGWLSEETADDHARLDKRRVFIVDPIDGTRAFLAGADEWTVVIAVIEDERPIASAVYNPVREEMFLAADGAGAWLNGERLAVSAHATLKGARLVGPHSIIDDSRAGAAGFIPSGVIRSLAYRLAFVAAGRAEAAAARARAHDWDLAAADLLVQEAGGRLTDLAGQGLRYNRRAIRHPELAASSEALIDPVCRAIAAIVGPKT encoded by the coding sequence TTGCCGGCGACTGAGACAGGCGGCTCGGGCGAACTCGAGCTCATCGAGGAGGCGGCGCGTCGGGCCGGGGCCATCGCGCTGGAGTATTTCGGCGACGATCCGCGCACCTGGCTCAAGGAGGGCTCCTCGCCGGTGTCGGAGGCCGACATGGCCGTCGACGGCTTCCTGGCAGAGACGCTGCTGACCGCGCGTCCCGGCTACGGCTGGTTGTCAGAGGAGACCGCCGACGACCACGCGCGGCTGGACAAGCGGCGCGTCTTCATCGTCGACCCGATCGACGGCACCCGCGCCTTCCTGGCCGGCGCGGACGAATGGACCGTGGTGATCGCGGTGATCGAGGACGAACGACCGATCGCCAGCGCGGTGTATAACCCGGTGCGCGAGGAGATGTTCCTGGCCGCGGACGGGGCCGGCGCGTGGCTGAACGGCGAGCGGCTGGCCGTCTCCGCCCATGCCACGCTGAAGGGCGCGCGCCTGGTCGGTCCGCATTCGATCATCGACGACAGCAGGGCAGGGGCCGCCGGCTTCATCCCGTCGGGCGTCATCCGCTCGCTGGCCTATCGCCTCGCCTTCGTCGCGGCCGGGCGCGCGGAGGCGGCGGCGGCGCGCGCCCGCGCCCATGACTGGGATCTTGCGGCGGCCGATCTTTTGGTGCAGGAAGCGGGCGGCAGGCTGACCGACCTTGCCGGTCAGGGCCTGCGCTACAACCGGCGGGCGATCCGACATCCGGAACTGGCAGCCTCTTCCGAGGCGCTGATCGATCCGGTGTGCCGTGCGATCGCCGCGATCGTCGGCCCCAAGACTTGA
- a CDS encoding TldD/PmbA family protein yields MTEGIDQSELEARAARLVEAARKAGADACDAVAITGTSLAVEVREGKVEETDRAEGDDVTLRVFVGRRTASISSNTLDDIQGLAERAVAMARVTPEDPYAGLADADQLIRDIPRLDLLDPTPMTAARLADLAGEAEAAGLAVPGVSKSGGASASWRLAGVVLATSHGFTGAYMTSRHGLSMTAVAGEGTAMERDYDYDYRTFLEDMDAAVDIGRRAGERAVRRLNPRKLTTRTAAILYESRAARSLLGHFAGAINGAAIARGTSFLKDRMNQPVFAPGITVTDDPLKPRGPGTRPFDGEGTASQPLTLIEDGVLKHWFLDTASARELGLAPNGRAHRGGSGPVPGATNLTLEPGGRTPEEMMRELGQGLLVTDLIGHGVNGVTGDYSRGAAGFWFENGEPVQAVSEITIAGNLKDMFARLVPCSDLDARYSVACPSVLIEGLTIAGD; encoded by the coding sequence ATGACTGAAGGGATCGACCAGAGCGAACTGGAGGCGCGCGCGGCGCGGCTGGTGGAGGCGGCGCGCAAGGCCGGGGCGGATGCCTGCGACGCGGTGGCGATCACCGGCACGTCGCTCGCCGTCGAGGTGCGCGAGGGCAAGGTCGAGGAAACCGACCGCGCCGAGGGCGACGACGTCACGCTGCGGGTGTTCGTCGGCCGGCGCACCGCCAGCATCTCGTCGAACACGCTGGACGACATCCAGGGGCTTGCCGAACGCGCCGTGGCGATGGCGCGCGTCACTCCCGAGGATCCCTATGCCGGCCTCGCCGATGCGGACCAGCTGATCCGCGACATCCCCCGGCTCGACCTGCTCGACCCGACACCGATGACCGCCGCGCGCCTCGCGGACCTGGCCGGCGAGGCGGAAGCGGCCGGACTGGCGGTGCCCGGCGTCAGCAAGTCCGGCGGGGCGAGCGCCTCCTGGCGGCTGGCCGGCGTGGTGCTGGCGACCAGCCACGGCTTCACCGGCGCCTACATGACCTCCCGCCACGGCCTGTCGATGACGGCCGTCGCCGGCGAGGGCACCGCCATGGAGCGGGACTACGACTACGACTACCGGACCTTCCTCGAGGACATGGACGCAGCCGTTGACATCGGCCGGCGCGCCGGCGAGCGCGCGGTGCGCCGACTCAACCCGCGCAAGCTGACCACGCGCACCGCCGCCATCCTGTACGAATCGCGCGCCGCACGCAGCCTGCTCGGCCATTTCGCCGGCGCCATCAACGGCGCGGCGATCGCCCGCGGCACCAGTTTCCTCAAGGACCGGATGAACCAGCCGGTGTTCGCGCCCGGCATCACCGTGACCGACGATCCGCTCAAGCCGCGCGGTCCCGGCACGCGCCCCTTCGACGGCGAGGGCACCGCGTCGCAACCCCTGACCCTGATCGAGGACGGCGTGCTGAAGCACTGGTTCCTCGATACGGCGAGCGCGCGCGAACTGGGCCTGGCGCCGAACGGGCGCGCCCATCGCGGCGGCTCGGGCCCCGTGCCGGGCGCCACCAACCTGACGCTGGAGCCGGGAGGCCGGACGCCCGAGGAGATGATGCGCGAACTCGGCCAGGGACTGCTGGTGACCGACCTGATCGGCCACGGCGTCAATGGCGTCACCGGGGATTATTCGCGCGGCGCGGCCGGCTTCTGGTTCGAGAACGGCGAGCCGGTGCAGGCGGTCAGCGAGATCACCATCGCCGGCAACCTGAAGGACATGTTCGCCCGCCTGGTGCCCTGCAGCGACCTCGATGCGCGCTATTCGGTCGCCTGCCCGAGCGTTCTCATCGAGGGTCTGACGATTGCCGGCGACTGA
- a CDS encoding DUF6101 family protein — protein sequence MGRQTALDGAPGAGASSDRRLDPGLLPVKFDTAMPGPPNGGAAQVPARVYLDRDMAIIKRPLAGLPLTLVVPVGVFEGVAVEIVPGAVPGTLSARLFLRHPDPALSVTLRETDTAEALAGDWADWAEALALPLLVCEPDGSVTRVDRRAGCSAGRPLPRRKIMALTGRRPRFLNRRKTGGPAHGQPVHRGEREIIARH from the coding sequence TTGGGACGTCAGACAGCACTTGACGGAGCACCGGGGGCCGGGGCGAGCAGCGACAGGCGGCTCGACCCCGGCCTGCTACCGGTCAAATTCGACACCGCGATGCCGGGGCCGCCGAACGGCGGCGCGGCGCAGGTGCCCGCCCGCGTCTACCTCGATCGCGACATGGCCATCATCAAGCGCCCGCTGGCCGGGCTGCCGCTGACGCTGGTCGTTCCGGTCGGCGTGTTCGAGGGCGTGGCGGTCGAGATCGTCCCCGGCGCCGTGCCGGGAACCCTCAGCGCACGGCTGTTCCTGCGCCATCCCGATCCGGCGCTGTCGGTGACCCTGCGCGAGACCGACACGGCCGAGGCGCTCGCCGGCGACTGGGCCGACTGGGCCGAGGCGCTCGCCCTGCCGCTGCTGGTGTGCGAACCCGACGGCAGCGTGACCCGTGTCGACCGCCGGGCCGGCTGTTCCGCCGGCCGGCCGCTGCCACGCCGAAAGATCATGGCGCTCACCGGCCGCAGGCCGCGCTTCCTCAACCGCAGAAAGACCGGCGGCCCCGCGCACGGACAGCCGGTCCATCGCGGCGAACGCGAGATCATCGCGCGCCACTAG
- a CDS encoding GGDEF domain-containing protein, which produces MPLDTATLNAAITVIGFVGAVLLFLVWRFSMGSSSTHRDSILIWAAAFMLIGCGTLIVGLRNHLPETFSIVAGNALIMLGIGLRRMAVAAFWHLKRRHIAAIAPAVVWLALCLVPEFLGSYTARAIFVQVYLILIPPWIAYMCFAHNRENLYSGFWFGISALIDFAVNLSLFVAFRIAPVTSHAEAMQNDIYKGYMLIMIVTAVASVILAFAMVIEREERRLRIQARRDPLTGLANRRAFFEQAQDWLDRHAATPKTFSVALFDLDDFKSVNDRFGHAAGDEMLTTFAEVCRERLRPGDLAGRLGGEEFVLFLPDTPADAALVLADRLRHAFAQAAETRTGGTLAATTSAGVHGGRCGEDDLDRVLAVADAALYSAKRAGRNQVVRSDAGQPPETAREPGLAPVRRGLAASA; this is translated from the coding sequence ATGCCCCTCGACACCGCCACCCTAAACGCCGCCATCACGGTCATCGGCTTCGTCGGAGCGGTGCTGCTGTTCCTCGTCTGGCGCTTCTCCATGGGCAGCAGCAGCACGCACAGGGACAGCATCCTGATCTGGGCGGCGGCGTTCATGCTGATCGGCTGCGGCACGCTGATCGTCGGGCTGCGCAACCACCTGCCCGAAACCTTCAGCATCGTCGCGGGCAATGCCCTGATCATGCTCGGCATCGGCCTCAGGCGGATGGCGGTCGCCGCGTTCTGGCACCTGAAGCGCCGCCATATCGCCGCCATCGCCCCGGCGGTCGTCTGGCTCGCCCTGTGCCTGGTGCCGGAGTTCCTCGGCTCCTACACCGCACGCGCTATTTTCGTGCAGGTCTACCTGATCCTGATACCGCCATGGATCGCCTACATGTGCTTCGCGCACAACCGGGAGAACCTCTATTCCGGCTTCTGGTTCGGCATCAGCGCGCTGATCGACTTCGCCGTCAACCTGTCGCTGTTCGTCGCCTTCCGCATCGCGCCGGTCACCAGCCACGCCGAGGCGATGCAGAACGACATCTACAAGGGCTACATGCTGATCATGATCGTCACGGCGGTCGCCTCGGTGATCCTCGCCTTCGCCATGGTAATCGAGCGCGAGGAGCGGCGCCTGCGCATCCAGGCGCGCCGCGATCCGCTCACCGGCCTCGCCAACCGCCGCGCCTTCTTCGAGCAGGCGCAGGACTGGCTCGATCGCCATGCGGCAACGCCGAAGACCTTCTCGGTGGCGCTGTTCGATCTCGACGACTTCAAGTCCGTGAACGACCGCTTCGGCCATGCCGCCGGCGACGAGATGCTGACCACCTTCGCCGAGGTCTGCCGGGAGCGGCTGCGGCCGGGCGACCTCGCCGGCCGCCTCGGCGGCGAGGAGTTCGTGCTGTTTCTGCCCGACACCCCGGCCGATGCGGCGCTGGTGCTGGCCGACCGGCTGCGGCATGCCTTCGCGCAGGCGGCCGAGACGCGCACCGGCGGCACCCTGGCGGCGACCACCAGCGCGGGCGTTCACGGCGGGCGCTGCGGCGAGGACGATCTCGACCGGGTACTGGCGGTCGCCGACGCCGCGCTCTATTCCGCCAAGCGGGCCGGCCGCAATCAGGTGGTGCGCAGCGATGCGGGGCAACCGCCCGAAACCGCCCGCGAGCCGGGGCTGGCACCCGTCCGCCGCGGCCTCGCCGCCTCGGCCTGA
- the ubiA gene encoding 4-hydroxybenzoate octaprenyltransferase, whose amino-acid sequence MTFGLFGTKDTGPVSDAVKRHWVDTRLPAWARPYARLARWERPIGWWLLLWPCWWSAALAAIAAEAPYPDPWHLALFLIGAVAMRGAGCTYNDLVDEDIDAQVERTRSRPIPAGQVTRTQAKVFLVLQAFVGFLVLIQFNGFAIALGIASLATVAVYPFMKRVTDWPQLFLGFAFSWGALMGWAAAFGRLDWAPVVLYLGGICWTIGYDTIYAHQDKEDDALVGVRSTARLFGARTKPALIALYGAATGLFALAAALADAGPAAFLGLAAGAGHLVWQILVLDIDHPDQCLKLFRSNTTYGWVVFSGYVADALIGSL is encoded by the coding sequence ATGACATTCGGACTGTTCGGCACGAAGGACACCGGCCCCGTCTCCGACGCGGTCAAGCGGCACTGGGTCGACACCCGGCTGCCGGCCTGGGCGCGGCCCTATGCGCGGCTGGCGCGCTGGGAGCGGCCGATCGGCTGGTGGCTGCTGTTGTGGCCGTGCTGGTGGTCGGCGGCGCTGGCGGCGATCGCGGCAGAGGCGCCTTATCCCGATCCCTGGCACCTCGCCCTGTTCCTGATCGGCGCGGTCGCCATGCGCGGCGCCGGCTGCACCTACAACGACCTCGTCGACGAGGACATCGACGCCCAGGTCGAGCGCACGCGCTCGCGGCCGATCCCCGCGGGGCAGGTGACGCGCACCCAGGCCAAGGTCTTCCTCGTGCTGCAGGCGTTCGTCGGCTTCCTGGTGCTGATCCAGTTCAACGGCTTCGCCATTGCGCTCGGCATCGCGTCGCTGGCGACGGTGGCGGTCTATCCGTTCATGAAGCGGGTCACCGACTGGCCGCAGCTGTTCCTCGGCTTCGCCTTCTCCTGGGGCGCGCTGATGGGCTGGGCGGCCGCCTTCGGCCGGCTCGACTGGGCGCCGGTGGTGCTCTATCTCGGCGGCATCTGCTGGACCATCGGCTACGACACGATCTATGCCCACCAGGACAAGGAGGACGACGCGCTGGTCGGCGTGCGCTCCACCGCCCGCCTGTTCGGCGCGCGGACCAAGCCGGCGCTGATCGCCCTTTATGGCGCCGCAACGGGCCTGTTTGCGCTTGCAGCCGCGCTGGCCGATGCCGGTCCAGCGGCCTTCCTCGGCCTCGCCGCCGGTGCCGGACACCTCGTCTGGCAGATCCTGGTGCTCGACATCGACCACCCGGACCAGTGCCTGAAGCTGTTCCGCTCCAACACCACCTACGGCTGGGTCGTGTTTTCCGGCTATGTTGCCGACGCGCTGATCGGCTCGCTCTGA
- a CDS encoding GGDEF domain-containing protein: MAMTNTLLLVAQAALYFTVMMTLLQLRKRIGLGVFVCALGVMHFLETYLASVFYVELPFGIISPGSTVLFSGKLLMILLLYIKEDAALVRQPIYGLLIGNFLIVGLVMVLRSHETVSVVPGRLPDIGFVDEMGWLMVWGTVLLFLDAIAIILLYERLGTWLTRHVGLRFLICGAAVLTFDQAGFFLALHYVSGAPMEVLFGGWAAKMSATVVYTVFFMAYLRLFKDKDLHAEPLPFRDVFHVLTYRERYEDLLKTANTDFLTGVSHRRQFDTQAPALLERALDARHPASLFVLDIDHFKKVNDSYGHQAGDEVLATIARVLRDNQRSDDAIFRYGGEEFVILSARLGAEAALSIAERLRRTIAEVTRDAFLEPVTVSIGVAIAPQEGTTLEGLFERADSRLYEAKARGRNCVVGPQPETLCG, encoded by the coding sequence ATGGCGATGACGAATACCCTCCTTCTGGTTGCGCAGGCGGCCCTCTACTTCACCGTGATGATGACGCTGCTGCAGCTGCGCAAGCGCATCGGGCTCGGCGTGTTCGTCTGCGCGCTGGGCGTGATGCACTTCCTGGAGACCTATCTCGCCAGCGTCTTCTACGTGGAACTGCCGTTCGGCATCATCTCGCCGGGATCGACGGTGCTCTTCTCCGGCAAGCTGCTGATGATCCTGCTGCTCTACATCAAGGAGGACGCCGCGCTGGTGCGTCAGCCGATCTACGGCCTGCTGATCGGCAACTTCCTGATCGTCGGCCTGGTGATGGTGCTGCGCAGCCACGAGACGGTGTCGGTGGTGCCCGGACGGCTGCCCGACATCGGCTTCGTCGACGAGATGGGCTGGCTGATGGTGTGGGGAACGGTGCTGCTGTTCCTCGACGCGATCGCCATCATCCTGCTTTACGAGCGCCTCGGCACCTGGCTCACCCGGCACGTCGGCCTGCGCTTCCTGATCTGCGGCGCGGCGGTGCTGACCTTCGACCAGGCCGGCTTCTTCCTCGCCCTGCACTATGTCTCCGGCGCGCCGATGGAGGTGCTGTTCGGCGGCTGGGCGGCCAAGATGTCGGCGACGGTGGTCTATACCGTGTTCTTCATGGCTTATCTCCGCCTGTTCAAGGACAAGGACCTGCATGCGGAGCCGCTGCCGTTCCGCGACGTGTTCCATGTGCTGACCTACCGGGAGCGCTACGAGGACCTGCTGAAGACGGCCAATACCGATTTCTTGACGGGCGTTTCCCACCGCCGCCAGTTCGACACCCAGGCGCCGGCGCTGCTCGAGCGCGCCCTCGACGCGCGCCATCCGGCCAGCCTGTTCGTGCTCGACATCGACCATTTCAAGAAGGTCAACGACAGCTACGGCCACCAGGCCGGCGACGAGGTGCTGGCGACCATCGCCCGCGTGCTGCGCGACAACCAGCGCTCCGACGATGCCATCTTCCGCTACGGCGGCGAGGAATTCGTCATCCTGAGCGCGCGGCTCGGTGCCGAGGCGGCGCTGTCGATCGCCGAGCGGTTGCGCCGGACGATCGCGGAGGTCACCCGCGACGCCTTCCTGGAGCCGGTCACGGTCAGCATCGGCGTCGCCATCGCTCCGCAGGAGGGGACGACGCTGGAAGGGCTGTTCGAACGCGCCGACAGCCGGCTCTACGAGGCCAAGGCGCGGGGGCGCAACTGCGTGGTCGGGCCGCAGCCGGAGACACTCTGCGGCTGA
- a CDS encoding GNAT family N-acetyltransferase yields the protein MGFGLLLGGPATADDIVAMARRFHAETGYPMDRVQEDALRTLLVDASLGRAWLATYRGDRVGYAIALYRHSIDHGGRVALVDDLYLLEGARGRGLGRRFLRAICRDLADFGIRQVHLFADAGGSAAMLYESEGFEPSPLVLFERDLREEDDDDVP from the coding sequence ATGGGATTCGGGCTGTTGCTCGGCGGACCCGCGACGGCGGACGACATCGTGGCGATGGCGCGGCGCTTCCACGCCGAGACCGGCTATCCGATGGATCGCGTGCAGGAGGACGCCTTGCGCACCCTGCTGGTCGACGCATCCCTCGGACGGGCCTGGCTGGCGACCTATCGCGGCGATCGGGTCGGCTATGCCATTGCGCTCTACCGCCATTCGATCGACCATGGCGGACGGGTCGCGCTGGTCGACGACCTCTACCTGCTCGAGGGCGCGCGCGGCCGCGGCCTCGGTCGGAGGTTCCTGCGCGCGATCTGCCGGGACCTGGCCGATTTCGGCATCCGCCAGGTGCATCTGTTCGCCGACGCGGGCGGTTCGGCGGCGATGCTCTACGAGAGCGAGGGCTTCGAGCCGAGCCCGCTCGTCCTGTTCGAACGCGACCTTCGGGAGGAGGACGACGACGACGTGCCCTGA
- a CDS encoding alpha/beta fold hydrolase has product MSLPPDLPDLFPGFRNADVEGDGATIHCRIGGNGPPLLLLHGYPQSHVMWHRIAPELARRFTLVIADLRGYGQSSVPAASPDHASYSKRAMAADMVAVMDRLGHRRFAVCGHDRGARVGYRLALDHPERVARIAVLDILPTWDYWRKMDRAFALRVYHWAFLSQPAPMPERLIAGDAVGYLEHTLASWTAAKNLTTFAPEALAHYRAAYVQPERIRAMCDDYRAGAFVDFEHDAADRAAGRRIAAPLLALWGGTGIAQGADTPLDVWRQWADDASGEAIDSGHFVAEENPAALLALLVPFLEAAS; this is encoded by the coding sequence ATGAGCCTGCCGCCAGACCTGCCCGACCTGTTTCCCGGCTTCCGCAACGCGGACGTGGAGGGCGACGGCGCGACCATCCACTGCCGAATCGGCGGCAACGGCCCGCCGCTGCTGCTGCTGCACGGCTATCCGCAGAGCCATGTCATGTGGCACCGGATCGCGCCCGAGCTCGCCCGCCGCTTCACCCTGGTGATCGCCGACCTGCGCGGCTACGGCCAGAGCTCGGTGCCGGCCGCCTCGCCGGACCACGCGTCCTATTCCAAGCGCGCCATGGCGGCGGACATGGTCGCGGTCATGGACCGGCTCGGCCATCGCCGCTTTGCGGTCTGCGGCCACGACCGCGGCGCGCGCGTCGGCTACCGGCTGGCGCTCGACCATCCCGAACGCGTCGCGCGCATCGCCGTGCTCGACATCCTGCCGACCTGGGACTACTGGCGGAAGATGGACCGCGCCTTCGCGCTCAGGGTCTACCACTGGGCGTTCCTTTCCCAGCCCGCGCCGATGCCCGAGCGGCTGATCGCCGGCGACGCCGTCGGCTATCTGGAGCACACGCTGGCAAGCTGGACCGCGGCGAAGAACCTGACCACCTTCGCGCCGGAAGCGCTCGCCCACTACCGCGCCGCCTATGTCCAGCCGGAGCGCATCCGCGCCATGTGCGACGACTACCGGGCCGGCGCCTTCGTCGACTTCGAGCACGACGCCGCCGACCGCGCGGCCGGGCGGCGGATCGCCGCGCCGCTCCTCGCCCTATGGGGCGGCACCGGCATCGCCCAGGGCGCCGACACGCCGCTCGACGTGTGGCGCCAATGGGCCGACGACGCGAGCGGTGAGGCGATCGACAGCGGCCATTTCGTCGCCGAGGAGAACCCCGCCGCCCTGCTGGCGCTGCTGGTACCGTTCCTCGAGGCCGCATCGTGA
- a CDS encoding phosphotransferase family protein, with product MSAPADRQAAFSGTKPVPAALALPEETLAAWLEAHVEGFSGPVRFRQFRGGQSNPTYLVEAAGVAYVLRRKPPGPLLPSAHAIEREYRVMTALGAAGYPVPRTRVLCEDPTIAGTAFYLMDRVEGRIFWEPGLPELAPAERAAVYDAMNATLARLHALDPAALGLADFGRPDGYVARQVARWSKQYRASQTETIAEMDRLIDWLPDNLPPEQPARIVHGDYRLDNLILHPDRAEVVAVLDWELATLGDPVADFTYHLMPWRMPPAPAGTGIGTLLGLDLDALGIPGLDAYIAAYEARTGLAVADRLAFYFAYNFFRFAAILQGIAGRVRDGTATSENAAGMIAQIRPLAETAWHHAERAADGGSRG from the coding sequence GTGAGCGCGCCCGCCGACCGCCAGGCGGCCTTTTCCGGCACCAAGCCCGTGCCGGCGGCCCTCGCCCTGCCCGAGGAAACCCTGGCGGCCTGGCTCGAAGCCCATGTCGAGGGCTTCAGCGGTCCCGTGCGCTTCCGCCAGTTCAGGGGCGGCCAGTCCAACCCGACCTACCTGGTCGAGGCGGCCGGTGTCGCCTACGTGCTGCGCCGCAAGCCGCCGGGCCCGCTGCTGCCGTCCGCCCACGCGATCGAGCGCGAATACCGGGTCATGACCGCACTCGGCGCCGCCGGATACCCGGTGCCGCGCACCCGCGTGCTGTGCGAGGATCCGACCATCGCCGGCACCGCCTTCTACCTGATGGACCGGGTCGAGGGGCGGATCTTCTGGGAGCCCGGCCTGCCGGAGCTTGCGCCGGCGGAGCGCGCCGCCGTCTACGACGCCATGAACGCGACGCTCGCCCGGCTGCACGCGCTCGATCCGGCCGCCCTCGGCCTGGCCGACTTCGGCCGTCCCGACGGCTATGTGGCGCGCCAGGTCGCGCGCTGGTCGAAGCAGTACCGGGCGTCGCAAACCGAGACCATCGCCGAGATGGACCGGCTGATCGACTGGTTGCCGGACAACCTGCCGCCCGAACAGCCGGCGCGCATCGTCCACGGCGACTACCGGCTCGACAACCTGATCCTGCATCCCGATCGCGCCGAGGTCGTCGCCGTGCTCGACTGGGAACTGGCGACGCTCGGCGACCCGGTCGCCGACTTCACCTACCACCTGATGCCGTGGCGCATGCCGCCGGCACCGGCGGGCACGGGCATCGGCACGCTGCTCGGGCTCGATCTCGACGCCCTCGGCATCCCCGGCCTCGACGCCTACATCGCCGCCTACGAGGCGCGCACCGGCCTTGCCGTCGCCGACCGGCTGGCGTTCTACTTCGCCTACAATTTCTTCCGCTTCGCCGCGATCCTGCAGGGCATCGCCGGGCGCGTGCGCGACGGCACGGCGACCAGCGAGAACGCAGCCGGCATGATCGCCCAGATCCGGCCGCTCGCCGAGACGGCCTGGCACCATGCCGAACGCGCGGCGGACGGAGGTTCTCGGGGATAA